The region GATCTGGCTATTCATCTAGAGGCACTAATAAGTGAACGTAGACGAATAGTTCGTTCTCATCAATCCAAGACCAAGCCAAAAGCAAAAACACGAGGCTCTTAGAAAACGTATCTCAGAAAAGAACAAAACAACCGTAACCACATGATCTGCTCGCCGCAGAGCGTCTTCCAAGGCCAGACCTGCCCCCCTCATCAAGATGAGGCGTATCGAAACCTCAAAAGGTTCCTCGAGATGAGACAAGCTCATCGTTCTGGCCTCTTACTATGATCTGGTTTAAAGCGATACGAAGTATCCTTAGGTGTATCATTATCACACCTGAGAGCCTATAAACGTTGAGATGACGCTATTCAAATCAAATCCTGTCAGCCCGACCGTAACCCCTGAAAACATTAGGTTTTCAAGGGGGTTTAATTATACCGTCGAAAACAATCCGCATACAAATGCATACAAACGCCGCGATACCTCCATGCCTGATTCACACGAGTTCGCGCTCGTGGAGGGCTCTGATCGCGTCCGCCACGTCGTCCACAGGTTCTCGCCCCTCGCGGCGCGAAACAGCCAGTCGTCATCATCCATGTCATTCATCCGCTTTTCGATGTGGTGATGTTTTCTTGGACTTCCCGGCCGGGAGGAGAACCCTCTTATGGCGAAGTACAACAAGGAGCAGCGTGACAGGGCAGTGGACCTGTACATCAAATACGAGCGCTGCGCCGCCGCGGAGGGTTCCTAGGCCGGGTTAAGCAGGAGTTCCTCCGCAAGCGCGGCTTCGCGGGCGTCTCGATGGACGGGTTCATCGGCATGCTCGACGGCTACATGGTCTGGTACCGGAACAGGAGGATCAAGACGAAGTTCGGCATGAGCATCATGGCTCGTCGAGGTGCGCTCGGTCTTGCGGCATGATCGGTGGTGATGGAATCAATGACGAGTCCAACAAAACGTCACCAGCCCCAATTGCTTAAGAAAAATTGAAGCAAAACAGTCATTTCCTTTCCTCCCGGGAACCATCAGTTTGGTTGATAAGCACTCGGGAATCCATCAAGGAACCGGACGATGCCGGTGTTCTCATCCCACCGGCACCATCACCGCCGGCAATGTCCAAATTGAGCGCTCAGGGTGTACAGGAACAAGTGCCGACGCCGAACACCTTTATTTGATCACATACACTTCCGACCGAAGCGTGAGCGTGACCGTGCGCAACGGCGATACCATGTCCGGTATCGCCAAGCGAACCGGACTGTGGCCGCTGTCCGCATGGAGTGCGCCATCCGGCAACATCAACCTGATCTATCCGGGCAACATCGTCACCTATCGAGGCACGTCAGCTGCTGCCAGCGGATCCGTGTCCACAAGTGGTCGTGTGCATGTCGTCAAGCGTGGAGAAACTCTCAGCGGCATCTTCGGGGCCGACGGATGGCAGCGCGTCGCCCAGTTGAACAACCTCGCCAGCCCCAATCTTATTTACCCCGGTCAGCGGCTCCGCTACTGACCCAAACCATTGTGGCCTTCGACACCATGCCGGAGGCCACTCTCATCATCTAAGGAGAAACCCATGGATATTTCCACCGCAACCACCCTTGCCTCTGGGATTGTGGGCCTGATCGTGCCCGCCGTCGTGCAGGCCTTTAAGAAGTACATTCCCAGTGGATACGTCGGGCTTGTCTCTTTGGCCGCATCCATCCTGTTCGGCACCATCGCCATCGCCGCCACCGGCGGATTCGACGGCACCCACACATGGGGAATCACGCTCGCAGGAATAGTGGGCGTCGCCCAGACCGTGTACACGCTCGTTAACCAAGTGCTCGACGGGGAACTATCCAAAGATAAACTGCGCAACCAGTAGTCTGATTTATACTACTTCAATTTACGTGGACTCGGCCAGTTGGCTGGATCCACGTAAATCTGTAGCTACTTCTGAGGGGAAGAGTTGTTTGCCGACTGCTTATCGTTTTTAACAGCAAGAGGACAATCAACATATAGGAGGCTGCCCTTCTTGTATGGAATGACCGTGAGGAGTCGGTCGCATTTGTGCATGATCGCTCGTAAGGAGTTAGTTGCCTCCGTATCGGCAGTGAATCGATGCTTGATGCGAGTTTCCACTCGT is a window of Bifidobacterium catenulatum DSM 16992 = JCM 1194 = LMG 11043 DNA encoding:
- a CDS encoding LysM peptidoglycan-binding domain-containing protein encodes the protein MSVTVRNGDTMSGIAKRTGLWPLSAWSAPSGNINLIYPGNIVTYRGTSAAASGSVSTSGRVHVVKRGETLSGIFGADGWQRVAQLNNLASPNLIYPGQRLRY